Proteins from a genomic interval of Prochlorothrix hollandica PCC 9006 = CALU 1027:
- a CDS encoding nuclear transport factor 2 family protein, protein METKPPLPPFTLETAKIKVQAAEDAWNTRDPERVALAYTEDSEWRNRAEFFSGRTAIKAFLKRKWAKELDYRLQKELWCFMDNRIAVRFEYEWHDDAGSWYRAYGNENWEFADNGLMMRRFASINDVPIQESERKFRWERH, encoded by the coding sequence ATGGAAACCAAACCACCGCTGCCTCCATTTACGCTAGAAACTGCCAAGATCAAAGTGCAGGCGGCTGAAGATGCCTGGAATACCCGAGATCCGGAGCGAGTCGCTCTTGCCTACACCGAAGACTCTGAGTGGCGCAATCGGGCTGAATTTTTTAGCGGACGAACGGCCATCAAAGCATTTCTCAAACGCAAATGGGCCAAGGAACTCGATTACCGTTTGCAGAAGGAACTCTGGTGTTTTATGGATAATCGCATTGCCGTGCGATTCGAGTATGAGTGGCATGATGACGCAGGTTCTTGGTATCGTGCCTATGGCAATGAAAACTGGGAATTTGCTGACAATGGTTTAATGATGCGTCGATTTGCCAGCATTAATGATGTCCCCATTCAAGAGTCTGAACGCAAGTTTCGTTGGGAACGCCACTGA
- a CDS encoding MDR/zinc-dependent alcohol dehydrogenase-like family protein produces MKAIALNLSQSINPSEWFTETEIEIPTPSTRDLLVQVKAISVNPVDYKVRASLPMQHPSKISGWDASGIVEIESQTIFLEK; encoded by the coding sequence ATGAAAGCGATCGCCCTGAATTTATCTCAATCGATTAATCCCTCGGAATGGTTTACTGAAACAGAGATTGAGATACCAACACCTTCTACCAGAGACCTGCTGGTTCAGGTTAAAGCGATTTCCGTGAATCCTGTGGATTATAAAGTACGCGCATCCCTGCCAATGCAGCATCCTTCCAAGATTTCAGGATGGGATGCATCTGGGATTGTGGAAATTGAATCTCAAACCATTTTTCTGGAGAAATGA